A part of Arachis hypogaea cultivar Tifrunner chromosome 12, arahy.Tifrunner.gnm2.J5K5, whole genome shotgun sequence genomic DNA contains:
- the LOC112728988 gene encoding uncharacterized protein isoform X2 — METEAPEDREDNRADDDTIEKGPESFEITEELSSRRHGTRKSLILEIPTTSTVDEDFVRINMPLTPPPRKVAFSPCPSPSASRNRSTMKTLFPKLTLKIRSTSSQQIENAAFLALEGSPKVAPKKPLLPRTFSLTKLITPRGKNTASLPVTPIAHSNPGSTHGGNAAYLASIDKGIQLPMHRSRSVPILNKAGSTSVGGMFRIIPTTPTSATSPSGDSVENEDGGEDIPEEEAVCRICMVELGEGADDTLKLECSCKGELSLAHQQCAVKWFSIKGNRTCDVCKQEVKNLPVTLLRLQTAPRGQHAEISQTRVWQDAPILVVVNMLAYFCFLEQLLVSSMGSGAVAMSLPFSCILGLLGSMTSTTMVRRNHVWVYATVQFVLVVVSGHLFYSLVHMQAVLAILLATFTGFGAVMFVASVLAEISNWRRISLGQLNQEEAVAPDESSSAGHHQSEAPESNLRDSPLMHVNQLNVLPLGNRHVMTLVCKKDANPLK; from the exons ATGGAGACTGAAGCTCCTGAAGACAGAGAGGATAACAGAGCTGATGACGACACAATCGAAAAG GGTCCAGAATCATTTGAAATAACTGAGGAACTCTCAAGTAGACGACATGGGACTAGGAAAAGCCTCATCTTGGAGATTCCAACAACAAGCACTGTGGATGAAGATTTTGTGAGGATAAACATGCCTCTAACTCCTCCTCCAAGAAAAGTGGCCTTTTCACCATGTCCAAGCCCTTCAGCATCAAGGAATAGATCAACTATGAAAACTTTATTTCCCAAACTCACTTTAAAAATCAGGAGCACAAGCTCACAGCAGATCGAAAATGCTGCTTTTCTTGCACTCGAAGGTTCACCAAAGGTGGCACCAAAGAAGCCTCTTCTTCCGAGGACATTTTCACTTACAAAGTTGATCACCCCTAGAGGGAAGAACACGGCATCCTTGCCTGTAACACCGATTGCTCACTCTAATCCAGGGTCCACACATGGAGGAAATGCTGCTTATCTAGCTTCAATT GATAAAGGGATCCAATTACCAATGCATCGTTCTCGTTCAGTTCCAATACTTAACAAGGCAGGGAGCACAAGTGTAGGTGGAATGTTTCGTATAATTCCAACCACACCAACATCAGCGACATCTCCATCTGGTGATAGTG TTGAGAATGAGGATGGTGGTGAAGATATTCCCGAAGAAGAAGCTGTTTGTAGAATTTGTATGGTTGAATTGGGGGAAGGTGCTGATGATACTCTTAAATTGGAGTGTAGTTGCAAAGGTGAACTTTCACTGGCTCACCAACAATGTGCAGTTAAATGGTTTAGCATTAAAGGAAACAGAACATGTGATGTTTGCAAGCAAGAAGTTAAGAACTTACCTGTGACTCTCTTGCGGCTTCAAACTGCACCTAGAGGGCAGCATGCTGAGATTTCTCAAACAAG GGTTTggcaggatgctcccattcttgTAGTTGTCAACATGCTGGCTTACTTTTGTTTTCTTGAGCAGCTTCTT GTTTCAAGTATGGGCTCTGGTGCTGTTGCCATGtctcttccattttcttgtatACTTGGTCTTCTTGGTAGCATGACATCTACAACAATGG TGAGGAGAAATCATGTTTGGGTTTATGCAACTGTGCAGTTTGTTCTGGTGGTTGTCAGTGGACACCTTTTCTATTCATTG GTTCATATGCAAGCTGTTCTAGCTATTTTGCTTGCCACATTTACTGGCTTTGGGGCTGTGATGTTTGTAGCTTCTGTTCTTGCTGAGATATCAAATTGGAGGAGAATAAGTCTTGGTCAGTTGAATCAAGAGGAGGCAGTGGCACCTGATGAATCATCTTCAGCAGGTCATCATCAATCTGAGGCTCCTGAAAGTAATTTGAGAGATTCCCCTCTTATGCATGTGAACCAGCTAAATGTGCTCCCACTCGG GAATAGACATGTAATGACATTGGTTTGCAAGAAAGATGCTAATCCTCTAAAGTGA
- the LOC112728988 gene encoding uncharacterized protein isoform X5, which yields METEAPEDREDNRADDDTIEKGPESFEITEELSSRRHGTRKSLILEIPTTSTVDEDFVRINMPLTPPPRKVAFSPCPSPSASRNRSTMKTLFPKLTLKIRSTSSQQIENAAFLALEGSPKVAPKKPLLPRTFSLTKLITPRGKNTASLPVTPIAHSNPGSTHGGNAAYLASIDKGIQLPMHRSRSVPILNKAGSTSVGGMFRIIPTTPTSATSPSGDSVENEDGGEDIPEEEAVCRICMVELGEGADDTLKLECSCKGELSLAHQQCAVKWFSIKGNRTCDVCKQEVKNLPVTLLRLQTAPRGQHAEISQTRQGVWQDAPILVVVNMLAYFCFLEQLLVSSMGSGAVAMSLPFSCILGLLGSMTSTTMVRRNHVWVYATVQFVLVVVSGHLFYSLVHMQAVLAILLATFTGFGAVMFVASVLAEISNWRRISLGQLNQEEAVAPDESSSAGHHQSEAPESNLRDSPLMHVNQLNVLPLG from the exons ATGGAGACTGAAGCTCCTGAAGACAGAGAGGATAACAGAGCTGATGACGACACAATCGAAAAG GGTCCAGAATCATTTGAAATAACTGAGGAACTCTCAAGTAGACGACATGGGACTAGGAAAAGCCTCATCTTGGAGATTCCAACAACAAGCACTGTGGATGAAGATTTTGTGAGGATAAACATGCCTCTAACTCCTCCTCCAAGAAAAGTGGCCTTTTCACCATGTCCAAGCCCTTCAGCATCAAGGAATAGATCAACTATGAAAACTTTATTTCCCAAACTCACTTTAAAAATCAGGAGCACAAGCTCACAGCAGATCGAAAATGCTGCTTTTCTTGCACTCGAAGGTTCACCAAAGGTGGCACCAAAGAAGCCTCTTCTTCCGAGGACATTTTCACTTACAAAGTTGATCACCCCTAGAGGGAAGAACACGGCATCCTTGCCTGTAACACCGATTGCTCACTCTAATCCAGGGTCCACACATGGAGGAAATGCTGCTTATCTAGCTTCAATT GATAAAGGGATCCAATTACCAATGCATCGTTCTCGTTCAGTTCCAATACTTAACAAGGCAGGGAGCACAAGTGTAGGTGGAATGTTTCGTATAATTCCAACCACACCAACATCAGCGACATCTCCATCTGGTGATAGTG TTGAGAATGAGGATGGTGGTGAAGATATTCCCGAAGAAGAAGCTGTTTGTAGAATTTGTATGGTTGAATTGGGGGAAGGTGCTGATGATACTCTTAAATTGGAGTGTAGTTGCAAAGGTGAACTTTCACTGGCTCACCAACAATGTGCAGTTAAATGGTTTAGCATTAAAGGAAACAGAACATGTGATGTTTGCAAGCAAGAAGTTAAGAACTTACCTGTGACTCTCTTGCGGCTTCAAACTGCACCTAGAGGGCAGCATGCTGAGATTTCTCAAACAAGGCAAGG GGTTTggcaggatgctcccattcttgTAGTTGTCAACATGCTGGCTTACTTTTGTTTTCTTGAGCAGCTTCTT GTTTCAAGTATGGGCTCTGGTGCTGTTGCCATGtctcttccattttcttgtatACTTGGTCTTCTTGGTAGCATGACATCTACAACAATGG TGAGGAGAAATCATGTTTGGGTTTATGCAACTGTGCAGTTTGTTCTGGTGGTTGTCAGTGGACACCTTTTCTATTCATTG GTTCATATGCAAGCTGTTCTAGCTATTTTGCTTGCCACATTTACTGGCTTTGGGGCTGTGATGTTTGTAGCTTCTGTTCTTGCTGAGATATCAAATTGGAGGAGAATAAGTCTTGGTCAGTTGAATCAAGAGGAGGCAGTGGCACCTGATGAATCATCTTCAGCAGGTCATCATCAATCTGAGGCTCCTGAAAGTAATTTGAGAGATTCCCCTCTTATGCATGTGAACCAGCTAAATGTGCTCCCACTCGG GTAG